From one Bos taurus isolate L1 Dominette 01449 registration number 42190680 breed Hereford chromosome 24, ARS-UCD2.0, whole genome shotgun sequence genomic stretch:
- the TXNDC2 gene encoding thioredoxin domain-containing protein 2, translated as MESDEAGVLEEPEMRSDNQGETNEESPLLQVMSSHVTLQVPAHPLEAFVHEVSNVQRTHVGASEALQAVHTLPPEQSGDTPSSPAQVVLPKQGDFLNSSAKAVPSDQADTPSFPEKTILSKEREILDSPQQNILPKQAATLNSSIQTISPKQGNIPNFPEKNILPKEGDILNPPSKTTLHKQANTPNSSEKTTLPKQGDTPKPSAKTILPKEADAPISPIQTILPNQSYASKFSEKTISTKEGDIFNTPAKVIPSWPADSPNFPAKINPSRQADSPKFPAKIILPKQADSPNSPNQILPPKRTDSPSFPGKIISSQQADSPKFPLKTALHRQVDIPTSSEKNISPKQDNTPNFPAKFSLPKKSKTHKFTTKAILSKQGDTPKSSAKTIVPKEGETPKPSAETILPKAGEIPKSSAETILPKEGETLKSSAKTILPKDGETPKSSTKTILLKEGETPKSSAETILPKDGETPKSSAETILPKEGETPKSSAETILPKEGETPKSSTETILLKAGETTRSLEHTVWSAEGNSLQSEEDTELLDDNLVKVILSKDDFKMALKEAGEQLVAVDFSATWCRPCKTIKSLFQALSLKHEDVVFLEVDADECEELVRECKVDCIPTFQFYRKEEKVGQFSGALHEKLETLIAELK; from the exons ATGGAAAGTGATGAAGCTGGGGTCCTGGAGGAACCGGAAATGAGGTCAGACAACCAAGGAGAAACAAATGAAG aaagccCATTATTACAGGTTATGTCCAGCCATGTGACTCTCCAGGTCCCAGCACACCCCCTGGAGGCCTTTGTCCACGAGGTCAGCAATGTTCAACGGACACATGTGGGGGCATCCGAAGCCCTGCAGGCTGTGCACACACTCCCACCTGAGCAGAGTGGTGACACCCCCAGCTCTCCAGCCCAGGTTGTCCTGCCTAAGCAGGGGGACTTTCTCAATTCCTCAGCAAAAGCCGTCCCGTCCGACCAGGCTGACACTCCCAGTTTCCCAGAAAAGACCATCCTATCAAAAGAGAGGGAAATTCTCGATTCCCCCCAGCAGAACATTTTGCCCAAGCAGGCTGCTACCCTCAATTCCTCAATCCAAACCATTTCACCAAAACAGGGTAACATTCCCAAtttcccagaaaaaaacatcCTGCCAAAAGAGGGTGACATTCTCAATCCCCCCAGTAAAACTACCCTGCACAAGCAGGCCAACACCCCCAATTCTTCGGAAAAAACCACCTTGCCCAAGCAGGGTGACACCCCTAAGCCCTCAGCCAAAACCATTTTGCCCAAGGAGGCTGATGCCCCCATCTCCCCAATCCAAACCATTCTGCCCAATCAGTCTTATGCCTCCAAATTCTCAGAAAAAACCATCTCGACAAAAGAGGGTGACATTTTCAACACCCCAGCCAAAGTCATTCCATCATGGCCGGCTGACTCCCCCAATTTCCCAGCCAAGATCAATCCATCACGGCAGGCTGACTCCCCCAAGTTCCCAGCCAAGATCATCTTACCCAAACAGGCTGACTCCCCTAATTCCCCAAACCAAATCCTCCCACCCAAGCGGACTGACTCCCCCAGTTTCCCAGGCAAAATCATTTCATCACAGCAGGCTGACTCCCCCAAATTCCCACTCAAAACTGCCCTGCACAGGcaggtggacatccccacttcttcagaaaaaaacatctcaCCCAAGCAGGACAATACCCCCAATTTTCCAGCAAAATTCAGTTTGCCCAAGAAGAGTAAAACCCACAAGTTCACAACCAAAGCCATTCTGTCTAAGCAGGGTGACACCCCAAAGTCCTCAGCCAAAACCATCGTGCCCAAGGAGGGTGAGACCCCCAAGCCCTCAGCGGAAACCATTCTGCCCAAGGCGGGTGAGATCCCCAAGTCCTCAGCCGAAACCATTCTGCCCAAGGAGGGTGAGACCCTCAAGTCCTCAGCCAAAACCATTCTGCCCAAGGATGGTGAGACCCCCAAGTCCTCAACCAAAACCATTCTACTCAAGGAAGGTGAGACCCCCAAGTCCTCAGCCGAAACCATTCTGCCCAAGGATGGTGAGACCCCCAAGTCCTCAGCTGAAACCATTCTGCCCAAGGAGGGTGAGACCCCCAAGTCCTCAGCCGAAACCATTCTGCCCAAGGAGGGTGAGACCCCCAAGTCCTCAACCGAAACCATTCTACTCAAGGCTGGTGAGACCACCAGGTCCTTAGAGCACACAGTCTGGTCCGCAGAAGGCAATAGCCTGCAGTCAGAGGAAGACACAGAGCTCCTGGATGACAACCTGGTGAAGGTGATCCTGAGCAAAGACGACTTCAAGATGGCGCTAAAGGAAGCTGGTGAGCAGCTGGTGGCCGTGGACTTCTCGGCCACGTGGTGCCGGCCCTGCAAGACCATCAAGTCCCTCTTCCAGGCCCTGTCCCTGAAGCACGAGGATGTGGTGTTCCTGGAAGTCGATGCCGACGAGTGTGAGGAACTGGTGAGAGAGTGCAAGGTCGATTGCATTCCAACCTTCCAGttttatagaaaagaagaaaaggtggGCCAGTTTTCTGGTGCCCTGCACGAAAAACTTGAGACACTCATTGCAGAATTAAAGTGA